Sequence from the Megalops cyprinoides isolate fMegCyp1 chromosome 9, fMegCyp1.pri, whole genome shotgun sequence genome:
tgttctttattatattaataccaaagaacagagagagttttaaaaaaaaataacatctgaaTCGGAAACAACATTTTAGTTTGCATGTGAGAGCACTTCATGTAGTGTTCACACTAATGAtactatataataatatttcCCAGTggtaaaatatattaatcagTGGTATGAATATGTTTATAAAGGCAGACCTATTCCTAGCATTTGCATTACTATTTATTACATTCGTAATTCGTACATTACATACGTAAAAAAGGATCACCATtaacctgtttttatttttttatgtgataATTGGTCGGTTTAGAGCAGATTATGTTCCAATAAATGTAACACTGACAAAGCAAATGTTTCAGGTCCAGAAGGAATGGCAACAAGGAAACTAAACTAATAGGAATAATAGCACATattaatgaaaagagaaaatgcaaaacaacataaTTTCTGACACTTGACCAATAATGGCATTTTAGCCTCAGCACTGTAGAACATACTGTCCATAAGCCATAAACCTACTTGAATAATTATAACCATGACTAATCCTGACAGATAACAGCAGTCTTTGCATGGTTTCACATGGAGACTAATTATTTGAACACTCCTTTATTGTCTTgtctacatacagtacagattTGTGACCAGGGCGGAGTTAcctgcagttttatttgtttatttgatataTTCTGAAtctacagtacattactgtAAATCATCTTATCTGTGTATTTCTAATGCCAGAGCCTGTCTTCAGGAATGTGCCAGTGCAACTCTAATCTGCTTATGGCATCATTTCTTGCATACTCTTGTTATTGGAACAGAAAATGGGTGCAATTTAATCTAAGAGGGTACCCTGCATCAAATgagaagaaaggaaataaagaTTCACAAAATATGCGTATACAATGAGGCGAGACACTCAATTATTATAACAAATGTCTGCAATTGTTTCCGTTTCCTTTATGGGCACCAGGGAGAGGGAATTGAATCTAAATGAGATTAACTTTTCCTTTACCAGAAGCGAGACTATTTCCTCCAGACAGCATATACCCATTCCTTGTCTCCCAGCTCATTACCAATGCATTGTGGAAATATGTAGCTCATCAGTATAATCTCTGTCTTTTaaactctctctctatctttctcaaGAGTGGTCAAAGGTGGGGCTCAAGATAGAAGCAAACAGATCAACAACCAGAGATCCTCTCTGCATACAACTAAGTCACATTCTGTTCTTGCCAGGTGACGCTTGACTTTGTTGACCACAATGTAAAGTCCAATAACAATCAGCTGACATTCTCCCACGGCGCTGCCTCAAATCGGGCaatctaaatgtgtgtgtgcgtgtgtgtgtgtatgtgtgtgtgctgtgttagaAATCCGTGGCTGTATCATCGACAGATAAGTGCAGTTTAATGGCAGGGCATCCATTACTCTAAATGAGTCAGCGGGGATCGATGGCCAAGGTGGAGGGTGCGAGTGGCGTCCTTTGACAGTCCGCTGCTGACCCCGGGAAGTCGATCTCTGAATCAGAACAACGTCGGCAGGGGGAGTGACCCGGACCTGAACACTGTGATTCGATGGACCCTTGTTGCAAGCGATGACTGGGATTGCATTTTTGTTAACCTCCATTTTCTCAACTGAATTATTGAGAAGGGATGGGCTTTAAAAATAGCCCCCGGCCAGCGCCCCACCTGTGCTGATGCCAGTACACATGGTTAGAATGCATGGTACAGGAGACAGTGGAGACGATAACAACATTtgaccccccctcctccactctagctttctccttttctccctcactctaCATCCTGATACGTCAGGTTCAACAGCTGTATCACACTGGCATGCTGGGAGTCTTGGCTGTCACATCTGCTGATGCTGTCTCATTAGTGCAGGGATGGAGTGGTGCCCTTGTGGACAAGACAACTGCCAACCAAGTAGAAGACAATAATGCTGGGGTCACAGGACAGCCTACACACTGGGAGCACAGGCTgcaaaagcattacatttattcttttgtgaCATTCCTTGGCTCTTTTTTATGATTTcttccctgccccccctccccccacttccTTATTCCTTCTTCTTTTGTacctctctttccatctctccttgTCCTCCTGTGCTACTCACACAACCTGACCTCCCCCTTTTTTCACCTCTGATCCGCCACTTTCCTTCTCACatatccctccatctctgtctgcacCATCTGCGACTCCACTGCCATCTCCATCCTCGCCCTGTTTTCTTTGCCTATCtgcctctttccccctccctcgTCCTCCCTCTTTTCATTATCTCCTGTACCTCTCGTCTTCCTCCCTTTGTACTtaatctcctctctctcacttcctccatcctcccatccAATCTACCCCTcgttctcctgctctctctttctctcttgctccctctcccatccctctgtttctctcaccctcctcgtctaatctctctcctctccccctctcgctccctcctcTCGCAGGGGTATGGTGTGCCCAGGCCCTGGAGGTGTCGGTGGGGAAGGTGCACTTTGTGGAGGTGATGAACGGCAGCACTGTCCTCCTGCCATGCACCTACTCCAGCTGCATCGGCATCAAGAATCTCTACTTCAGCTGGCGCTACAATGACAATGGCACTATGCGAATGGTGAGGGGCTGGCACTCCCGGTCACAGAGAGTCAACAACCCAGCCGTTGTCATAGAACCATGGAAATGCTTATAGCCACGTGTCCTTGCCAATGTCTCTCTCAattgtgcatctgtgcatgctGCTTTGGAACTATACAGATTTAATGTTGGGTAGTAAATTGGTGAAGAGGTTAAGTAGCTGGGCCTTCAACCCACCTTGAGTGGGTACCTTGAGCTAGATattatctcagtaaatatatgaataaatgaataacatgtaaacattgagAAAGACATCTTAACCTTAATTGTCTATTTCATCAGCAAGATTAACAAAACAGATTGCTCGATTTACGTGCTAACATGCTTAACATGTGAGATATGCCATGGCCTGGATCAGTGCATCTGTTGAGTAAAGAAATAAGCGCAATCATATGGCATGAAGGGAACACTGACGTGCTTTTCCATGCAAGGGTAAAAGACTCTTTCACAGAATGACAGATTTCACCATCACTACAGTGTAACACCCTCCTGAGCTGATACAGGCAGCCAATTTTTTCCCAGCTCTTCACACATCAATAAAGGTGGAGAGGAAAGTATTTTACAACTAATTAAGCTGCAGCGATGTGAGCTGCAGGAGACCAGGTTTGACATTTAGCCAAAAGACTGGGGTAACATCCCTTGTCATTTTATAGCGGTGGATTAGGTCTTTCACAGCCGATCACATACGACCCCAGAGCTAGAACAGAAGGCCAGTTGTTCTTGCATCTCTGCATTCTGTGATGCTCTGAATGCAACAAACTGCAACATCAGCCCACAGTCCGCATTGGAAGGAAAGAAATCTACTTTGCCCCAGTGGTGCAGTGCTTATTTACTCTCCAGTAGTTGCATTTGACTTCATTGCACTAATGGAAGTTTgagcattttaataaaatgcaaacgAAATATCAACAGAACAAGCTTGCGTTAGAATGGTGCCCTGGCAAGCGGCAATGCGTTTCACTTACCTTCTGCGTGACTACACTGGATAGTAAGGGAATTATATCAAATCGACCACTGATGAAATTCAAACCAAACAGTGGTACAAATAAAAGTACAAATTCACACCTTGGGAGTTTTTTCTTCGGTTTATGAATACAGCCACAAATTTCATGGACCTTTTTAAATGGACCTTTGCAGTGAATTCACAaaagtgtggcatagtggtaaggagcactTTGGtagttcaattcccagctggggtactgctgttgcacccttgtaGAATGTACATAACCTGaattgtctttttaaatatctggctgtataaattgaCCACTTGTATCGATTTGGACCCTGGCTGGTTcttgaaataaactgaaaatgaatgaagtttcTGTAATCAGTCCCTCTCACAACCAACTGGACATTTCCACTGTTCACCTGCCATTGTGGTaatcccctccccctctcccctcagttgtgcaatgggaccatCCCGGCAGAGGGGGTGGACCCCCGAAGCAATACCTACAACCCGAGGGTGGAGTTTGTGGGATCCAGCAAGAGCAGCAACATCTCCATCCTGCTGTGGAATGTGACCTTCGAGGACGAGGGCGAGTACACCTGCTTCGCCCGCAACCCCAAGGAGAAGAACCGCAACCACAGCGCCGTCTTCACGCTCTTTGTGGTGGACGAGAGTGAGTGCTCACCATTCGGTCGCTGTCTAAAAGCATACTGTAAAATCAGATCCCGCAAAAAAGCCTGGCTTCGCCAAGGAGTAATGACAGAGCCATATTTTATAATATCAATACTTTGCCTCCACGTTTATTGTATTGATAGAAGGCACCAAAAACCATTTTGGCTAAAACTAGCGAGCCCACAATCATATTTACATTCTGTTTACACCATGAGGCCTGATGAACAAAGTGGATTTAAAGATGGTATTAAGTAAACCTATACTATATCGTCTCCCACTCGCCATCctaggaaaaagaaaatggtggcAACAGGGGATAGGAACTATACAGTGCAGAGTTTTCACCTCTCtgcaatacaaaatgcattctggaaCCCCTAGGTAACCTGTTATCCCACAAAACACTTGAATTACAAGTAATGAGACATGAGAGTGTTGGATAGCAATCGTTTTTATTGATTTGATGCATATGCCTACAAGGAACCATTATTTGAAACAAAATCCTTCCTCAAGGAGCATTTATAGGGTTGCACTAAAGAACTGTCTTCCtgagaaagcaaaataaataggtattaaaagaaaaaaagaagcccTCTACATGTGGTAAACTATAACCATTTGAGAAGTGATTGACAAATAAAGCCATAAtgattgtactgtactgtactgtacctttGTCTTGGAAAGGGTCTTTTCATTTATGGCTGGAGCTCCATCCATATAAACTTACAAAGTTTTATCTGATGTGTGAAAGTGACcattccttctctcctccctttgtcctccccccttttttctctctctttccagtAAAGGAGGTTGACAACACCCTGACAGTTATCATTCTGTCTGTCGTGGG
This genomic interval carries:
- the scn4ba gene encoding sodium channel, voltage-gated, type IV, beta a, whose amino-acid sequence is MGKREERQADMEPLKSGGSVRHSRARSGDTVHASVLVVLLIGVWCAQALEVSVGKVHFVEVMNGSTVLLPCTYSSCIGIKNLYFSWRYNDNGTMRMLCNGTIPAEGVDPRSNTYNPRVEFVGSSKSSNISILLWNVTFEDEGEYTCFARNPKEKNRNHSAVFTLFVVDEIKEVDNTLTVIILSVVGGIIGLIILVMILKALILFILGKVQNKNKECLVSSSGIDNTENGLTGSKADNKASPKA